A part of Bacillota bacterium genomic DNA contains:
- a CDS encoding AbrB/MazE/SpoVT family DNA-binding domain-containing protein, with product TGHAEVGLPDEVMHRLGLVEGQRILVIETPYGLELLPEDPQLTTQVAIAELVMQQDEEVLRPLAG from the coding sequence TAACCGGGCACGCGGAGGTAGGGCTACCCGACGAGGTAATGCATCGCCTTGGGCTGGTGGAGGGACAGCGGATTCTGGTGATAGAGACGCCGTATGGGCTGGAGCTGCTGCCCGAAGACCCTCAACTGACCACGCAGGTAGCGATAGCGGAGTTAGTGATGCAGCAAGATGAGGAAGTGCTTCGGCCGCTGGCGGGATAG